A genomic segment from Chitinophaga niabensis encodes:
- a CDS encoding 1-aminocyclopropane-1-carboxylate deaminase/D-cysteine desulfhydrase: MHFSTKDILQPIHTTWLPEHIPAAMLRLDKLDPLVSGNKWFKLKYNLEAAAGKPIVTFGGAWSNHILATAAACQMKGLACTGIIRGEKPLILSPTLEQAGRMGMQLVFVSREEYKLLTDTDDLGADDHMYAVYQLNDEIIPRDAYVIPEGGHNALGVKGCSEILSLADTKDFTHIICSVGTGTTLAGLINSTVEGSENMAEEVLHDLARLVTGDPGHVVQKVIGISALKGAFSLQAEIESLLISPGPWELLHDFHEGGYGKISPALIDLMNDFYRQTNIPLDRVYTGKMVLAVKKLIEQDYFPANSRLLLIHSGGLQGNDSLLPDVLCF, from the coding sequence ATGCACTTTTCCACTAAAGACATATTACAACCTATTCATACCACATGGCTGCCGGAGCATATCCCGGCAGCCATGTTGCGTTTGGACAAGCTGGACCCACTTGTTTCAGGGAATAAATGGTTCAAGCTCAAATACAACCTGGAAGCGGCGGCAGGCAAACCTATTGTTACTTTCGGCGGTGCATGGTCCAACCACATCCTCGCTACTGCTGCTGCCTGCCAAATGAAAGGTTTAGCCTGCACAGGTATTATCCGCGGAGAAAAACCTTTGATATTGAGCCCTACACTGGAACAGGCCGGCAGGATGGGTATGCAGCTGGTATTTGTAAGCAGGGAGGAATACAAATTGCTGACGGATACAGACGATCTTGGAGCAGATGATCATATGTATGCAGTTTATCAGCTGAACGATGAGATCATTCCCCGCGATGCCTACGTGATCCCCGAAGGTGGTCACAATGCCCTGGGCGTAAAAGGATGCAGCGAAATACTCTCTTTAGCTGACACGAAAGATTTTACACACATTATCTGTTCCGTAGGTACAGGCACTACCCTGGCCGGCCTGATCAATTCAACCGTGGAAGGCAGCGAAAACATGGCGGAAGAAGTATTACATGACCTTGCCCGGTTAGTGACCGGCGATCCCGGCCATGTTGTACAAAAAGTGATCGGCATTTCTGCATTAAAAGGTGCTTTTTCTTTGCAGGCCGAAATAGAAAGCCTGCTGATCAGCCCGGGCCCCTGGGAATTATTGCATGATTTTCATGAAGGAGGATATGGAAAGATCAGCCCTGCGTTGATCGATCTTATGAATGATTTCTACCGGCAGACAAATATTCCGCTGGACAGGGTGTATACCGGGAAAATGGTGTTGGCCGTAAAAAAACTGATTGAACAGGATTATTTTCCAGCCAATAGCCGTTTATTATTGATCCATTCCGGTGGTTTACAGGGCAATGATTCATTACTTCCTGACGTTCTATGCTTTTAA
- the lipB gene encoding lipoyl(octanoyl) transferase LipB gives MKQQIRVNDLGVIPYQRAWDYQEQLLQESVQLKAALRNGTAAGSAVIAHHLLFCEHPPVYTLGKSGHLENLLINRRQLEEKGIEFVQTNRGGDITFHGPGQVVGYPIIDLELFFTDIGRYLRFLEEVIIRTMADYGLKGDRSKGETGVWLDPEDPAKARKICAMGVRCSRWVTMHGFAINVNTDMDYFNNIVACGIADKQVTSLEKELGYAVPLEEVKSKIAKYFAEVFEAELLVTQGNK, from the coding sequence ATGAAACAGCAGATAAGAGTGAACGATTTGGGTGTAATTCCCTACCAGCGCGCCTGGGACTACCAGGAACAGTTATTACAGGAAAGTGTGCAACTGAAGGCTGCCCTGCGTAATGGCACCGCTGCCGGATCTGCTGTTATTGCCCATCACCTGCTTTTTTGCGAACATCCTCCCGTATATACCCTCGGCAAAAGCGGCCACCTGGAGAACCTGCTGATCAACCGCCGGCAGCTGGAGGAAAAGGGGATAGAATTTGTACAAACCAACAGGGGAGGGGATATTACCTTCCACGGCCCCGGCCAGGTAGTAGGTTACCCAATCATAGACCTGGAACTGTTCTTCACAGATATTGGCCGTTATTTACGTTTCCTGGAAGAGGTGATCATCCGTACCATGGCAGATTACGGCCTGAAAGGGGATCGTTCAAAAGGAGAAACAGGCGTATGGCTTGATCCGGAAGATCCTGCAAAGGCCCGGAAGATCTGTGCCATGGGAGTTCGTTGCAGCCGCTGGGTAACCATGCATGGCTTCGCCATCAATGTGAATACAGACATGGATTATTTTAACAACATTGTGGCCTGTGGTATTGCAGATAAGCAGGTTACCTCCCTGGAAAAGGAACTTGGCTATGCCGTTCCTTTGGAAGAAGTGAAAAGTAAGATCGCGAAATATTTTGCAGAAGTGTTTGAAGCAGAATTACTTGTAACTCAGGGGAATAAATAA
- a CDS encoding RluA family pseudouridine synthase, producing the protein MSDQLPVLEDELENGEGSEELYERVNLVVDKGQEPLRIDKFIQNRIEGATRSKVQQAIEAGMVLVNDKPTKANYKVRPLDRLIVYSNRSPESNEIIPENIPLNIVYEDEDVMVINKPPGMVVHPGSGNPNGTLVNALAYYLSEDKENVVETIPRFGLVHRIDKNTSGLLVIAKSEKAMTDLAKQFFDHTVNRRYMALVWGDFEEDKGTVEAHVGRHQRLRKIMDVFPDGEHGKEAITHYEVLERFNYVTLIACKLETGRTHQIRVHMQHIRHPLFNDETYGGDRIVKGTVYTKYKQFIDNCFEVMPRHALHAQTLGFIHPRTRKPMLFESELPADFTAVLEKWRRYKRREED; encoded by the coding sequence ATGAGCGATCAATTGCCGGTACTGGAAGATGAACTGGAAAACGGGGAAGGTAGTGAGGAACTATACGAAAGGGTGAACCTTGTTGTAGACAAGGGGCAGGAGCCTTTGCGGATAGACAAGTTCATCCAGAACCGCATTGAAGGTGCCACCCGCAGTAAAGTTCAGCAGGCTATTGAAGCAGGAATGGTGCTGGTGAACGATAAACCTACCAAGGCCAACTATAAAGTAAGGCCCCTGGACCGCCTCATCGTTTATTCCAACAGGAGCCCCGAAAGCAATGAGATCATCCCGGAAAACATTCCCCTGAACATTGTATATGAGGATGAGGATGTAATGGTGATCAACAAACCTCCCGGCATGGTGGTACATCCCGGCTCCGGCAACCCCAACGGCACATTGGTGAATGCCCTGGCCTATTACCTCAGTGAGGATAAAGAAAATGTGGTGGAAACTATTCCCCGTTTCGGGCTGGTACACAGGATAGATAAGAACACAAGCGGCCTGCTGGTGATCGCCAAATCAGAAAAAGCGATGACGGACCTGGCCAAACAATTCTTTGACCATACCGTAAACAGGCGTTATATGGCATTGGTATGGGGTGATTTTGAAGAAGATAAGGGTACGGTGGAAGCACATGTGGGCCGCCATCAGCGTCTCCGCAAGATCATGGATGTTTTCCCGGATGGGGAACATGGCAAGGAAGCCATCACCCATTACGAGGTACTGGAACGTTTTAACTATGTAACCCTCATTGCCTGCAAACTGGAAACCGGCCGTACGCACCAGATCAGGGTACATATGCAGCATATCCGGCACCCCTTGTTCAACGATGAAACCTATGGCGGGGACCGTATTGTTAAAGGTACCGTATACACAAAATACAAGCAATTCATAGATAACTGTTTCGAGGTAATGCCCAGGCATGCCCTGCACGCACAAACCTTAGGGTTCATTCACCCCAGGACCCGCAAACCAATGCTGTTTGAAAGTGAGCTACCGGCGGATTTCACGGCCGTTCTGGAGAAATGGAGAAGATATAAACGCCGGGAAGAGGATTGA
- a CDS encoding gliding motility-associated C-terminal domain-containing protein, translating to MRPKKNLARILTILFLAFFAIHIARAGNRPLLTNFTYSTTCLNDTVRFRITDDITTIDSVKWYFVSPPALPVDSSNSIDSAKYVYKTPGTYTITLKAYRGGVEDITTMSITIAARLGIDLGPDLTLCENGTTTLTTGPAIPGATYTWYYLEDTVPGTNTFVVSQMATYHVAINGCREIDSVNVFYSPIPDFDLGPDRTLCTDELLTLDATAQNATYVWSTGETTPTIVASGVSRTYTVVATVAGCGDFTDQVTINFTGTPYPYSLGPDTLLCPGESVILDATRPEGSSYTWNTGSRQPRINVNRSGEYSVFMTVNGICDVVDTIEVRYSRLRDFSLGNDTTLCYPNFLVLSADFGTGNYLWQDGSDQATYHVDSSGYYNVTVQIGRCIERDTIRVDFQDSLRVTLGEDSMLCVGETLTLLPRGAGTNFKWQDSTSTSTFLVTQPGIYAIVASNVCNRATDSVNIYYQECNCTLFLPTGFSPNGDGRNDVFRPVYRCILGKYKLAIYNRWGDFIFFTSDPGVAWTGMHNGQMAPVGTYVWTVEYVDELNQKFYQKRGTVTLIR from the coding sequence ATGCGTCCCAAGAAAAACCTTGCCCGTATCCTGACTATTCTGTTCCTGGCTTTCTTTGCTATTCATATAGCCAGAGCCGGTAACCGTCCCCTACTCACAAATTTCACCTATAGCACTACCTGCCTGAACGATACTGTACGCTTCAGGATCACTGACGATATCACCACCATTGATTCCGTGAAGTGGTATTTTGTGAGTCCGCCAGCCTTACCTGTAGATTCTTCCAATAGTATAGACAGTGCCAAATATGTATATAAAACCCCTGGTACTTATACCATTACATTAAAAGCATACCGCGGAGGTGTGGAAGATATCACCACGATGTCTATCACTATCGCTGCCCGTTTAGGTATTGACCTGGGGCCGGATCTTACACTTTGTGAGAATGGCACTACTACTTTGACGACAGGACCTGCTATTCCCGGCGCTACTTATACCTGGTATTATTTAGAAGATACTGTGCCCGGCACGAATACTTTCGTTGTTTCACAAATGGCTACCTACCATGTGGCCATCAATGGATGCCGGGAAATAGATTCGGTGAATGTATTCTATTCTCCGATACCTGATTTTGACCTGGGGCCAGACAGGACCTTGTGTACGGATGAATTGCTTACACTGGATGCCACCGCACAAAACGCCACCTATGTTTGGAGTACGGGAGAAACTACGCCTACCATTGTAGCCAGCGGCGTGAGCAGAACTTACACTGTTGTTGCTACAGTTGCCGGTTGCGGTGACTTTACAGACCAGGTGACCATTAACTTCACCGGCACACCTTATCCTTACAGCCTTGGCCCTGATACCTTACTTTGCCCCGGAGAATCCGTGATACTGGATGCCACCAGGCCTGAAGGTTCAAGTTATACCTGGAACACCGGTTCAAGGCAACCGAGGATCAATGTGAACAGGAGTGGCGAGTATTCTGTGTTCATGACCGTCAACGGCATCTGTGATGTGGTGGACACTATTGAAGTGCGCTATAGCCGCTTAAGGGATTTCAGTTTAGGAAACGATACCACCTTGTGTTATCCTAACTTCCTGGTGCTGAGTGCGGATTTTGGAACGGGTAATTATCTCTGGCAGGATGGATCAGACCAGGCCACTTATCACGTGGACAGTAGCGGATATTATAATGTTACCGTGCAGATAGGCAGATGTATTGAAAGAGATACGATCCGTGTTGATTTTCAGGATAGCCTGAGAGTAACGCTGGGAGAGGATTCCATGCTTTGCGTGGGAGAAACGCTCACTTTACTGCCACGCGGCGCAGGTACAAATTTTAAATGGCAGGACAGTACTTCCACTTCCACCTTCCTGGTTACACAACCCGGTATTTATGCGATTGTAGCAAGCAATGTGTGTAACAGGGCTACAGACTCCGTGAATATCTACTACCAGGAATGTAATTGTACGCTCTTTTTGCCAACGGGTTTCAGCCCTAACGGAGATGGGCGGAATGATGTATTCCGACCGGTGTACCGATGTATCTTAGGTAAATACAAATTAGCCATCTATAACCGCTGGGGAGATTTTATCTTCTTCACCTCAGATCCCGGTGTTGCATGGACGGGTATGCATAACGGGCAAATGGCGCCTGTTGGCACATACGTTTGGACGGTTGAGTATGTAGATGAACTGAATCAGAAATTCTATCAGAAACGAGGTACTGTTACCCTGATACGATAA
- a CDS encoding anti-sigma factor, with product MAGLATDQEVRELIAAMAQYPEIKAAADAAQLDMERYIQMQAVPPPAIVKDRIFQIVDNEGVETAVPVSGSSSSAPASLYEDAYADEEKSARVISAARKWQWVAAAAIAGLITSVAFNVTYLNSSKEWKGKYEALLVDQTKVLAQSEVYQTKMKQSDDMLAMMRNPDVKAVRMFTASKDRPNLLATVFWNPKTKDVMLTVNNLPEPSADQQYQLWAIVNGVPVDAGVFEMGDTAKGFQKMKAIEGAQMFAVTLEKKGGSPTPTLTAMYVAGKVSS from the coding sequence GTGGCTGGCTTAGCTACGGACCAGGAGGTCCGGGAGCTGATCGCTGCGATGGCCCAATATCCGGAAATAAAAGCTGCGGCAGATGCTGCTCAGCTTGATATGGAGCGCTATATCCAGATGCAGGCGGTTCCGCCTCCTGCTATTGTGAAAGACAGGATCTTCCAGATCGTGGATAATGAAGGGGTGGAAACAGCAGTACCGGTTAGCGGCAGTTCATCTTCTGCACCGGCAAGCTTGTATGAAGATGCGTATGCAGATGAAGAAAAATCTGCAAGGGTTATCTCCGCTGCACGCAAATGGCAGTGGGTGGCAGCCGCCGCCATCGCAGGGCTGATCACCAGTGTTGCCTTCAACGTTACTTACCTCAACAGTTCCAAAGAATGGAAAGGTAAATACGAAGCGTTGCTTGTAGACCAAACCAAAGTACTCGCACAAAGTGAGGTATATCAGACGAAGATGAAACAATCGGATGATATGCTTGCCATGATGCGCAATCCGGATGTAAAAGCAGTACGTATGTTCACGGCATCCAAAGACAGGCCTAATCTGCTGGCTACTGTTTTCTGGAATCCGAAGACCAAAGACGTGATGCTCACCGTTAATAACCTTCCTGAACCATCTGCAGATCAGCAATACCAACTCTGGGCCATTGTAAATGGCGTACCGGTGGATGCTGGTGTGTTCGAAATGGGCGATACCGCTAAAGGCTTCCAGAAAATGAAAGCTATTGAAGGTGCGCAAATGTTTGCTGTTACCCTTGAAAAGAAAGGTGGTAGCCCCACACCAACGCTTACTGCTATGTACGTAGCCGGTAAAGTATCCAGCTGA
- a CDS encoding RNA polymerase sigma factor: MGTANTYTEAELVQGLKDRDQVIFGYLYDNYSPALYGVVLKVLNDESAASDVLQEVFLKIWRSIEKYDTEKGRLFTWMLNIARNSAIDSLRSKAHKLDQKIQELSNDVYHHTSHLTVHPSVDHLGLTKVLEKLNKEQRIIIDLAYYKGCTQEEIAKVLDIPLGTVKTRMRNAIIQLRNILKTI; encoded by the coding sequence TTGGGAACTGCAAACACATACACTGAAGCCGAATTGGTCCAGGGTCTGAAAGACCGGGATCAGGTAATATTTGGTTACCTGTATGACAATTATTCCCCCGCTCTCTACGGGGTAGTTCTTAAAGTCCTCAACGACGAGTCCGCGGCAAGCGATGTTCTGCAGGAAGTCTTTCTGAAAATTTGGCGGAGCATAGAAAAATATGACACAGAGAAGGGGCGTCTCTTTACCTGGATGCTCAATATTGCCCGGAATTCTGCTATTGATTCATTACGCTCTAAAGCCCACAAGCTGGATCAAAAAATCCAGGAGCTTAGTAATGACGTATATCATCATACAAGTCACTTAACGGTTCATCCCTCCGTGGATCACCTGGGCCTCACCAAGGTGTTGGAAAAGCTCAACAAAGAACAAAGAATCATTATTGACCTAGCTTATTACAAAGGTTGCACCCAGGAAGAAATAGCCAAGGTGCTGGATATTCCTTTGGGTACCGTGAAGACTAGAATGAGAAACGCGATTATTCAACTTAGAAATATTCTAAAAACGATCTAG
- the def gene encoding peptide deformylase: protein MILPIVAYGSQVLREVSQDITPDYPGLQTLIDNMWETMYASSGVGLAAPQINKPIRLFVIDSEQIINNLEEDEVNAYPGDLGIKQVFINARIVDTEGEEWPYQEGCLSIPKIREDVYRPEKVTIRYVDENFKEHEKTFHGITARVIFHEYDHIEGKLFIDYLKPLKKRLLKSRLDDISKGKIKVDYKMTFAK from the coding sequence ATGATATTACCAATAGTCGCCTACGGCAGCCAGGTTTTAAGAGAAGTAAGCCAGGATATCACCCCGGATTATCCAGGTCTGCAAACGCTGATCGATAATATGTGGGAAACCATGTATGCCTCCAGTGGGGTAGGGCTCGCAGCACCACAGATCAACAAGCCCATCCGCCTCTTCGTAATTGATAGTGAGCAGATTATCAATAATCTTGAAGAAGATGAAGTGAATGCATACCCCGGCGATCTGGGTATTAAGCAGGTGTTCATCAATGCCAGGATAGTGGATACAGAAGGAGAGGAATGGCCTTACCAGGAAGGTTGCCTGAGCATTCCCAAGATCCGGGAGGACGTATACCGCCCTGAAAAGGTGACCATCCGTTACGTGGACGAAAACTTTAAAGAACACGAGAAAACATTCCATGGTATCACCGCCCGTGTGATCTTCCATGAATATGATCATATAGAAGGAAAACTGTTCATCGACTACCTTAAACCATTGAAAAAGCGCCTGTTAAAAAGCAGGTTGGACGATATTTCCAAAGGAAAGATCAAGGTGGATTATAAGATGACCTTCGCTAAATAG
- the ruvX gene encoding Holliday junction resolvase RuvX gives MPRIMAIDYGKKRTGLAVTDPLKIIASGLGTVPSHELIPYLKKYFAAEPVELILIGLPRNLDGSATDATALVEECIRILQKHFPDMPLKKVDERFTSKMAFQSMLDSGMKKKDRQNKGLVDEISATIILQEYLQHTAS, from the coding sequence ATGCCCAGGATAATGGCTATCGATTACGGGAAAAAAAGAACAGGGCTTGCGGTGACCGATCCGCTGAAGATCATAGCCAGTGGGCTGGGCACAGTTCCTTCACATGAACTGATCCCTTACCTCAAAAAATACTTTGCAGCAGAGCCGGTAGAACTCATCCTCATAGGCCTGCCGCGTAACCTGGATGGTAGTGCCACAGATGCTACCGCACTGGTGGAAGAATGCATCCGCATCCTGCAAAAACATTTTCCTGACATGCCGCTGAAAAAAGTAGATGAACGTTTCACCTCAAAGATGGCTTTTCAGAGTATGCTGGATAGTGGAATGAAGAAAAAAGACAGGCAGAATAAGGGTTTGGTGGATGAGATCAGTGCAACCATCATCCTGCAGGAATACCTTCAGCATACCGCTAGCTGA
- a CDS encoding UbiA-like polyprenyltransferase has translation MSSPVIRNYLSLVKFSHTIFAMPFAMIGFFLAVTWAGYSFNWSKLLLVVLCMVFARSAAMAFNRWLDADFDKKNPRTAQREIPAGIISASNALYFVIGNAVLFMATTWFINPVCFFLSPIALIVVLGYSYTKRFTALCHLVLGIGLSLAPIGAFLAVTGRFAVLPVLLSFLVLCWVSGFDIIYALQDEEFDKSQQLHSIPTWLGKAGGLRFSEALHLVAAGLAVAIGLLGGFHWLYWIGAGVFILMLWMQHRLVKPDDLSRVNLAFMTTNGIASVVFAVFAIADMFILNQ, from the coding sequence ATGAGTTCACCTGTTATCCGGAATTACCTGTCGCTCGTAAAATTCAGCCATACCATTTTTGCCATGCCTTTTGCCATGATCGGATTCTTTCTGGCAGTGACCTGGGCAGGGTATTCATTCAACTGGTCGAAACTTTTACTGGTGGTACTTTGCATGGTCTTTGCACGCAGCGCGGCGATGGCCTTCAATCGCTGGCTGGATGCGGATTTTGATAAAAAGAACCCCCGTACTGCACAAAGGGAGATCCCTGCCGGCATCATTTCCGCTTCCAACGCTTTGTATTTCGTGATCGGGAACGCAGTGTTGTTTATGGCTACCACCTGGTTCATCAATCCCGTATGTTTCTTTTTATCTCCCATAGCCCTGATCGTTGTATTGGGCTATAGCTATACCAAACGTTTTACGGCTTTATGCCACCTGGTTCTCGGTATTGGCCTGTCGCTTGCGCCCATAGGAGCTTTCCTGGCAGTAACCGGGCGTTTTGCCGTATTACCTGTTCTGCTCAGTTTCCTGGTGTTGTGCTGGGTATCCGGTTTTGATATCATCTATGCCTTGCAGGACGAAGAGTTTGATAAATCACAGCAATTGCATTCTATTCCTACCTGGTTAGGCAAAGCAGGAGGGTTGAGGTTTTCAGAAGCATTGCACCTGGTGGCCGCCGGTTTGGCTGTTGCCATTGGCCTGCTGGGAGGTTTTCACTGGCTGTACTGGATAGGTGCCGGTGTTTTTATCCTGATGTTATGGATGCAGCACAGGCTGGTAAAACCCGATGATCTTTCCCGGGTGAACCTGGCTTTTATGACAACAAATGGTATCGCAAGCGTGGTTTTTGCCGTGTTTGCCATTGCAGATATGTTTATATTAAATCAATAG
- a CDS encoding RNA methyltransferase, with protein MRKLNMHELGRKTVSEFKAADKTPLVLVLDNVRSMHNVGSVFRTADAFLVQGIILCGYTPVPPHRDIQKTALGATETVEWQYFATTVEAVNALKEEGYTIMAIEQAAQSVMLDTFKPSQTPLALVFGNEVSGVDGEVMKLVDGCIEIPQLGMKHSLNISVSTGIVIWDLFCKLKTEN; from the coding sequence ATGCGTAAACTGAACATGCATGAACTGGGCCGGAAAACGGTCAGCGAGTTTAAGGCGGCAGACAAAACCCCGCTGGTGCTGGTGCTGGATAATGTGCGGAGCATGCACAATGTAGGATCTGTATTCAGAACGGCAGATGCCTTCCTTGTACAGGGTATTATATTATGTGGGTATACACCCGTTCCACCCCACAGGGATATTCAGAAAACCGCCCTCGGTGCCACAGAAACAGTGGAATGGCAGTATTTTGCCACAACCGTGGAAGCGGTGAATGCGTTAAAAGAAGAGGGCTATACTATTATGGCCATCGAGCAGGCAGCACAAAGTGTGATGCTGGATACCTTTAAACCTTCCCAAACGCCGCTGGCGCTGGTATTTGGCAACGAAGTGTCCGGTGTGGACGGAGAAGTGATGAAACTGGTGGATGGCTGCATCGAGATACCGCAACTGGGAATGAAACACTCGCTTAACATTTCCGTGAGCACGGGTATCGTAATTTGGGACCTGTTCTGTAAATTAAAAACTGAAAACTAG